The sequence ATGCTTAGTTTTTACAATTCGCCTGCAACAGCAATAAAATGCACGGAAACCACTTGGGCATGAGGAAACCGCAATTCCTTTGGCGGATTAAATTGTGATAGCACCAATTCTTGCGCATTGTGGCGCACAAAACGTTTGACAAAAGCATGAGGGGTTGAAAATTCATCCATTTGGATTTGCGCCACCACATAATCGCCTTGCTTTACACGCCTTTGCGGGTTGAGAAAAACCACCTCACCATCTTCATAGCGCGGCGACATAGAGTCTCCACTCACCACAACGCCATAAGCATCTTTTACATCACATAATTGTGGTGGGCATATAACATCATAAAGCACGTTGCCATTGAGCAAAAACTCTCCATCAACCCCTGCAACCGCTTGGCCATAAATAGGAATTTTGCGGCTTGTATCAAAATGGATGGGACCCACTATTTTAGCATTGGGCGCGTCAAGGCTAAGCCTCGCGGCTTGCTCTGGTGTGCTTGCCTCTAAAAGCTCTGCCATATCTAACTCAAGCGCTTGGGCTAATTGCGCAAATTTATCGTTCCTAAAGGATTTTTTACGCCCCGATAGGAAATCTCGAATATAGCCTTTTTCAAGCCCAACCTTGGTGGCAGCTTCAACTGCACCGATATTGAGCGCTTGCAAGCGTGCTGCAATAATTTTACGTAATTGTTCCATATTTGTCATTATAGGATATTTCCAACTTTTTTGAAAGAGGGAAAATTACACTTGCAAAGTTGGATAAATACAACTATTATCCAACTATGAAAAAACGAGTCGTACAATATTTTCTAGCTCATTACCTCAGATTTTCTGAAATAGATAAACTCAAACTTTTTACTAAAAATAACTTTAAAAACAATATGAAAGCGAGCATTGGCACGCTGATCCCTCAATTCTTAACCCATTATCAAAGCCTAAAAAATTACAAAGCCAAAATTATAAGTGGTTTTTATACCGCTTTATCCCTTTATTTGCTGCTACCAATAAGTTGGATATTAATAAAGTTGAGGTGGCGCAATGAGTGAAACATTTTCACAAGCGGCAAAGCGGCTATTAGCGGGGCTTGATGCCAAGGCCAAGCTTGTGCATTTGCCAGTAACACCGGCAGGGCGCGCATTATTACGCCACGTCCTACAGCAAAATAAAATGAATGGAGCTACATTTTCTAACCGCAATTTTGACCATGAGGCCGCCACTCATTTTTCGCAAAAAATGGGTCGTTTTAACCTTAAAAAAAGTGAGCATTAGTTTATGGCCGAATTTTCAAATGCATCGGTTAATCAAAACGCTTTTATACCCGAAATCGAGCAAGATTTGCTTGGTGGTTGCCTGTTGGAAACAGAATGTTTCATCAAGGCATCGGCTATTTTATCGGCTGATAATTTTATTGAGCCACTGCATCAAAGTGTTTTTAATGCCATGCAGCGCGGCTTTGATACCTATCAATCAACCACCTTGCCAATTATTGTAAAAGGCTGCCCGCAAGGGGTTGAAGAACAATTAAAAGCGCGTGGCTTTGTTAATTGGGCAGAATATTTGGTGCGCCTTACCATGAGCACCATTACCCGTCCTGGGAGTGTTGAAGAACGGGCAATGCGCGTGCTTGAACAATGGGGCAGGGTGCAATTATCCGATCACGCGCAAAATATCGCTATTGCTGCACAAGACCCGTTAGCATCGCTTCAAGGGCTTGTTTCTTCAACTGTTGCAGCCTTTGATGATATTTTGGTAAAATGCCGTAAATCCACCAGCAGCAATGCTAGAACATCCCTTTCACGCGCCATGCAAAGTGCTTTTATTGCTGCAAGAAAAGCAGCAAGCTCTAACCATGGTTTAACGGGTTTAAATTGGGGGCTTGTTGATTTAAATGCGATTACCGGTGGTATTCAAAAACGTGATTTAATTTTAATTGGTGCGCGCCCATCGATGGGTAAAACCACTTTTGCCACCGCTATTGCCCGTGCGGTTGCTAAATCTGGCAAGCATGGCGTTGGTATTATTTCGCTTGAAATGGATAAGGATAAGCTAGCGGCGCGTATGGCAAGCGATATTGCTTTTGATAAGCGCATGGATATTCCCTACACCCATATTATCAATGGCAAAATTGCCCTTAATGATTTGGAGCAAATGGAAGAAATTTGCCAAGCTATTGGTAATTTGCCGATTTTGATTGATGATCAATCAGGCATTACCATTGCACAAATCCGCGCCAAGGTTGAAGCGATGAAAGCTGAATTTATCAAAGGCGGCGCTGAATTATCGGTGTTGATTATTGACCATTTGGGGCTTATTCGCGCGAGCAACCGCTATAGCGGCAACCGCAATAATGAAATTGCCGAAATGACCGCAACCTTAAAAGCCATTGCCCGCGATTTTGATATTGCTGTGGTGGTGCTATCGCAGCTTAACCGCGAGGTGGAAAAGCGCGGTGATAAACGCCCTCAACTATCCGATTTGCGCGATTCTGGTGCCATTGAGCAAGATGCTGATACGATTATGTTTTTGCATCGTGAAGCCTATTATCTTGACCGCGAAAAATATGCCGATTTTGACAAGGAAAGTGCGCGTGTCGAGCGCTTAATTGACACGCAAAATACAATGGAAATTATTGTGGCCAAACAGCGCAATGGCCCGTTGAAAACCATTGGGGTTTTTGCCGATATGGCATGTGCAGCAATTAGAAATGGAGCAAGACCATGAGTATAAAAGCTGTTGCTTGGGTTTTAGATCAAACAATAAAAGACCCAACCGCCAAACTGGTGCTTATATCATTAGCCAATTGCTTAAACAGCAAAACAGGCAAATGCTTCCCAACTTTTGAGCGCATCAGCCAAGAAAGTAGCTGCGCGCGCAGCACGGTTATTCGCAAATTGCAATGGCTTGAGCAAAATGGCTGGATTAGCATTAACCGTGAATTTGGTGATGATGGCCGCCAATTAGCAAATAGCTATATTTTGCATTTTGAGGGTGGCAATTTGCTATCCGTGGATAGCAATTGCAA comes from Bartonella sp. HY038 and encodes:
- a CDS encoding XRE family transcriptional regulator, whose translation is MTNMEQLRKIIAARLQALNIGAVEAATKVGLEKGYIRDFLSGRKKSFRNDKFAQLAQALELDMAELLEASTPEQAARLSLDAPNAKIVGPIHFDTSRKIPIYGQAVAGVDGEFLLNGNVLYDVICPPQLCDVKDAYGVVVSGDSMSPRYEDGEVVFLNPQRRVKQGDYVVAQIQMDEFSTPHAFVKRFVRHNAQELVLSQFNPPKELRFPHAQVVSVHFIAVAGEL
- a CDS encoding DnaB-like helicase C-terminal domain-containing protein, whose translation is MAEFSNASVNQNAFIPEIEQDLLGGCLLETECFIKASAILSADNFIEPLHQSVFNAMQRGFDTYQSTTLPIIVKGCPQGVEEQLKARGFVNWAEYLVRLTMSTITRPGSVEERAMRVLEQWGRVQLSDHAQNIAIAAQDPLASLQGLVSSTVAAFDDILVKCRKSTSSNARTSLSRAMQSAFIAARKAASSNHGLTGLNWGLVDLNAITGGIQKRDLILIGARPSMGKTTFATAIARAVAKSGKHGVGIISLEMDKDKLAARMASDIAFDKRMDIPYTHIINGKIALNDLEQMEEICQAIGNLPILIDDQSGITIAQIRAKVEAMKAEFIKGGAELSVLIIDHLGLIRASNRYSGNRNNEIAEMTATLKAIARDFDIAVVVLSQLNREVEKRGDKRPQLSDLRDSGAIEQDADTIMFLHREAYYLDREKYADFDKESARVERLIDTQNTMEIIVAKQRNGPLKTIGVFADMACAAIRNGARP